The region ataaataaagcTTGTTCGATTAATCGTTTCactaatgaggataggaatatacccttttgcctcacttagttgaatacagagatataaatgcgttcttgttacctctggcgAAGATAGGAacataggcgttatagtaacgTCTACTGGGGCTGGCTGACTGGGAAGATACTCGGCAAAGTTAACATCAaccccgtcaactagtaacccatggGTAGAACAATTTGAAGACTCGGAAATGGATTggtagtggtcatagccctagatctatctctctTCTCCCAGGTAAAAatccgctctttcttggttgaagttcattatttgttttcttttatttttagttagtttataaatataaatttggatttatatcttgtttagataattagcattagtttaatttagttgatGGTTAAGCATAAGTTGAcggttaatcataagtccctcTAGGTACAATATCTGAActttaaatcctatattacttgtacgactacgtatacttgcgtgtgcgatTAAAAGCAACAAGTTTTTAGCGTCGTTGTCGGGGACTTAGAAATTAACTGTTAAACGAAAAGTCAGATTCCTATTTTTGAGATTAAAAGACCAAATACCAATAGTTGAAGTTGAAAGGGCTCTAAAGAAACTCAACAGTTACTTAGAGTTGAAGCACCTTAGTTACTCCTCACTCTAGtctctatatatacacataacttCATCCTTAAATTAACAACTACATTTCATATAGCAAGAAATTAATATAATGAGTGttaatatgaatatgatcaAGGTTGGCCCGGCAGGAGAACAATGGGGAACTGCTtgggaagaaaagggaaaaggcGAAATAGCCAAGATTTTTGTTTCCTACAGTGAATATGACATTTCTTCACTTCAATTCCTGTTCGGTGAGAATGGCCACTTTGTTTTGTCTGACAGACATGGTTCTGCTAGACCAAGCATATACTTCACCACAGTAagtacccccacccccaactaacAATTGCTACAATACAAATAATTAatgttaataatttttttatttgtccataATGAAGGTTGCCTTGGATTTCCCATCAGAATTTCTTACTTCTATAAGAGGTTTCTGCCTTCACAATAATCTAGGTGATTTAAGATCAATAACATTTGTCACCAACAAGCGTACCTATGGACCATATGGCCAAATGGCCACTTCATCAAGCTTGAAGGAATTCTTCTTTCAACTAGGAGTTGACCGTTGCTTTGGTGGATTTCACGGTACGGAAACTGATAATTGCATTACCAGTATTGGTGTCTATGTGAAGGCCATCACATCCTCCATGATCACACCCACAAACTCTCAAGTAAGAGTTACCCGTCGAGTAGCGGTTAAAAGCGAAGAAGattaaatcaaaatattttctatcTTGAAAAGTTCCAATGTTGGACTAGTTACTAGTATTTCTTTATGCTTGTATCCAAAAATCCTTGAATGAAGATTGAAAGCGGAGAAGACTAATTTAAAATATGTTCttctatctttaatttttttcaaagtgGATCCGCTGATATTTAACTTTATGTTTATTTGATGATAATGTTATTCTTCTCTATGATGCAACGTAACGTAATATCGTTGGTGTCACTAGATACcgtttggttttaaattaaactaaatagtatacaatatgcaaaaacaaaatttttctCTTTAGTATCTTTCattcaatatttttatttagaatACATATTTAGAGTGTTAATTGGAAAAATAAATGAGACAATATTTATGACACTAAgtcaaagttgagtgattttgtTGTTACAAAAATTATTAGTGACTTAATGTGATAAGCAAGCAAAGTTACGTTGAATTACTTTTTCGTTATAAAAAATAGTTTGGTGTCTTTTTTGATATAATAAACCGTAAATGTAGTGATTATCCATGAAATTACCTCCTTTTGTAGAAGTTCTCAGCTCTTCTTTTTCTACATGctttaatttttagttttaaaattctagaaaatcaaCTTGTAGCTCCTGCAAACAAATCAAGATTAACAACTAAAAAAGTAacgtttttttgttttgttatgtATCATGATTCATGCACCATTTTATTCAACTAGCAAACTTGATTCTCATTTAACTCCCCCCGCTAAACAATGAAATCTTAACTCACATGTACTACTTAATTGTAGACTTCCACAACATTTAGATACGTAGCttgattaataataataataataatatatcaagtGAATTCAACAATTCCCAACACTTTCTAAATCTAATTTTACCGGAAGTAGTTTGTTTTTAATCTAAGTAAATTAGCTTCGTCAGCCTAGTAGAAGAGACCCCTTTTTTGACAAACCACATACTAAACAAGCATAGAGATTGAACCAGTTTCTGTATCAAGAATCTTACAATATATATGTGATACAGTATACTTCAGTTCATTTCTTTAAAGATTCATCATATGGCAGCTAAGTTACAAAATTTAGCAATTTTCAATTTCATAttaaagggcagcccggtgcacgaAGTATCTCACGTTCAGTGATTGGTAACACGACTTGAACCATGAACGTATAGGTCACACAGAGAATACTTTACTGTTGCTTCAAGATTCCCcttcattttttaaacttcATATTAAATTTCTAAATAGAAGAGGCATCTAGAATGAGAAGTCAAATTTTCAACTTATAATCAGGTTATTAGTCTATGTCTAATTAAAGTGACATTAGCAGATAATTGTTTATAATGATCAAAACACAAATCcacttatgaagaagaaagtgtCTTTTTTTTCTACACTCAaagtttgtctttttttttttttttctacacacAAAGTTTCTTTAACTTATGTATGAAGAATAAAAAAGACAGCACAAaacactaaaaaggaaaaaggtaaagGGAGAGCATAGATTTATTAAGTAGTGCTTTATAGTCAGCAACTTCCAATGGCATCTCTAATTCACATTCTAAATGATAGCTTAAGTTGGAACTTAAATGGATAATGGATAACTTTTTGTATATTCAAGCTTTGATAAGATCACTAGTGAAACATTTCgataaaaccaaaaaaagaaaagaagaaacactGTTAAGTGACCAGTGCAATATGTTCATTATATTCAGAGCTAATAGTCCTACTGATTTAAAAACTagaaaacatacacaaacacacTCTTCTAACTAGGAGTGTTCAAGACaaacccaaataccaaattgaatgttaaaatcaaaccaacaGACCTAAAAAATCGAGGGAGAAATGGGCAAATAGCCATTTTTAGGCGCAAATTAATATTTAACTATTGTTTTAAAACTACTTAATGTTTCGCTGCTTTTAAGgtggaaataatatttgaacAAAAATACTCCTAGTTGAAACATGaaaaaactcaagaaaattttattgaaattaaCATTTAGAAGTTAAAACTCCATGATTTTTTCCAGGAGTTTGAACTGCACATTTGACCTTTATGAATGAGTTGTTCCGTGTTTCAACTTTTAGAagatcgtttttttttttttttttttttcataacaaAGGCTTTTGAAACTCCAGGAAAGTGTCATGAAATTTGAAGGAGTAGCATGAGTAAAATAATCCATTAGTACATATTTTCATTCCTTGTATCCGGAGGTAGCATGACTGCATGAGTGAAATAATTCTTTTACATCACCTCACTCATGAAAAAATTACTAGAGTTTGAATCTTTATAAGTTTAAAAAGCTAAGAAGCAAACACCATAGAGAAATGTCATTTGTCAAAGCTAAAGAAGGAGACATACCAGCCGCTTCATCAAGTCCACTTGGCTCGTGACCCCACTCGTGTGTAGCGATCCACCCTTCCCTGAGGCTCTGGCGGCGTTCCCATTTGCACTTCGTTTCAAAAACACCGGATCAGTCGCCCAGTAGTGCAGTAGGTCCTTCCACTATTCATCTTGGATCCAGTCAGGCTGCAGGCAACTAGCACGTACTCTAAGTAACGCATCCTTAAGTATTTTCGCTgcttttttctcaaaattttgcGCTACTAAATCATGATGTTCCGGCTTCCAAGAACACTTTGTCTGCAAggaaattaatatgattttaaatgcATATTAAAGGAACATCCCATAAACAATCAAGATATAGTTATAGTATTTtactataaataataaataccCTAAATTCTAGAAACATCTGCTTCTTCAGTTTCACTGGCACCTTGCCCCAAGACGGAACGACGCCTCTATAAAGTCCTTTGATTATCTTTGAAATCATTTTAGTTGCTTTGCCTGGAAAGAAGCTGCATCAAAACAATTAGATAACTAGATGCTATAAAATTAGatgttttataataaaataaataacttaTGCAAATTAAATAAACTTATGTGTATCCAATAAGGCTCGATTATGAGATGACCATGCATATCAAAATTCAAAAGGCGTGGAGGGTCTCCTTTTGGGACGTTCTTCGTCAGAATCGGAGCTACTTTCTTCACGCTTCGACGTCCCAACATGTGGAGTGGATGATGTCGATGGCTATGACATAGTCGGGCTAGGAGTAGCTGTCGGAGTACCGCTCATAGTCGCTCGATGTGGTACATAATAAAACTCAGGGAGGCCATGTGGGATCATCAAAGGTGTGATAGGGGATTGAGATCGTCATACATGTGGCTCTGTCTGGGCCTGAGGCCAAAAAAATGGGGGCACTGCGACATGGCCAGTCGGTTGACTCAATGCCAACCCTTCAGTACCCTCGTACCTCCTTTTGGGGTTCGATCAACCCGGATGCATAGGAAAAGAACAATTATTTTGAGAGGCCAACCAGAATAATATAACTCTAAGATCTCTTCGATTACACCAAAATAATCAACACCATCAGCACCTTTAACCCACACACCACTATTATTAGTTTTCATATGGTTAGCACATTCTCGGGTATTAAATTTGAAACCACTAACCACATACTTGTCCATACAATGGACACTAGTGAGTCCCCAAGATAAGTCCCTCAAAAATTGTTCATGAAAACCACACGGATTATTGTAAACCTATTAAAAGTTAAGAATTAGAAAGTTAGAAATATTACAATTCAAAACTTAGTAATGTTGATAGCATTGGGttagaaaattatatataaaacttaCGTAATTGTTAAACCAAGGTGCAAATTGGTCGGACACTGTTTCTTGGCCATGTATCTACGAAAAGAGACTGTCCAAATGGAATTTAGGTTAGCCCCTATTCTCAATTTAAATGATTAATTTCTGCAATTTTAGGTAAACTTACTCATAATAAGGTTGAACTTTTGGGCACTTTAATAAAATATGTGTCGAAGCTGATTTATACTCCATTTGATTCAATGGTCTCTCACGTTCTTTTGACCCATCACTTGGTCAATTGAAGATCGATATCGGCTTCAACAAAGAGTTAGTCACACCTCCATCAGAATGTCGATTAGGCCTGTTTCTCAAATAAGGCACATCGTTCCGAAAGTAGTAAGAACAGAAATGGGATGTTTCCTAGGCAAGATAAACTTCGCACATTAAGCCTTCCACTTTCGATTTTTGCTTGATAGCCCTTTTTAACTTACCAATAGACCTGCATTTATATCGTGGTAAGTcttaaaaaagttttaaaatagaTTATATaggaacaaataaaaaaaaattgactcgGCCTTCGTATACAAGGTGAATTGCAAGATGTTCCATCACATCAAAGAACCCCGGTGGAAACATCTTCTCCAACTTGTTTGTGATAGCAGGAATATTCTGATGCATCCGACAAAGGTTTGTCTTCCTCGACGTCTTTGGAACACAAGTCTTTGAAGAACAAACTAATTTCTGACATAGGTTTCCAGCTTCGTTCAGGCAAGCCACTAAATGCAATAGGGAGTAAAGTTTCCACGAAAACGTGACAGTCATGACTTTTCATCCCATGTATCCTGCCTTGCTCCATATCAAGGCAGGATTCATGTACCATTTTATTCATGCACCATTTTATTCAACTGGCAAACTTGATTCTCATTTAACTCCTCCCGCTAAACAATGAAATCTTAACTCACATATACTACCTAATTGTAGACTTCCACAACATTTAGATACGTAGCTTGATTAAAAAACTTAAATCAAAACTGCCAAAAAACAGAACCACAACTATCAAAAATCCGAACCAAAACAGTCCAAAACTGAAGTTAAAACAGTCcaaaaaaatgaaccaaaactgtcaaaaatcagaaaaacaGTTGAAAAAATGAACCAAAACAATCCTAAAAATGAACCAAAACAGTCCCAAAAATCTGAACCAAAACAGTCCAAAAAATGAACCAAAACAATCCTAAAAAAGAACCAAAACAATCCcaaaaaaatgaaccaaaacAGTCCCAAAAATCTGAACCAAAACATTCCAAAAAATGAACTAAAACATTCCAAAAAATGAACTAAAACAGTCCCAAAAATGAACCAGAACAGTCCAAAAAATGAATCGAAACAATCCCAAAAAATTTTAGGTcgaaaatgccccttttttttaattagtgtGAATGTCCAAATAGACTTAGCTTATGTCACACCCCATGGAAGATTTTCCCATAGAAGTAGGTAGATCCACTTTAAaggagaaaatgatgaaaaatgtccATTATTGAGTTTGACAAGAAATTGAAGGGCAGTATGACTATTTTCCGTAACAAATTAGAAGATCAAGTTGACCATCCTAATATTCATGGACTACGTACAATTATGaaataatgatatttttttCAGTTTCTGTTGGATGGTCTTAATCTTGATAATTGAGAGGCTAACTGATTTGCAGCTTAATTTAATTCTCCTTGTACCAATCCCACAAAACAAAAGTCTCCAAAGCATCcttacaaaattaaaattaaatttttctcaTTTGAATTATTAGAACCACACATGATTCCATCAATATTGTGCTACCAAAGAACCTcaaacaagagagagagaaagatttATATTGCTGTtactcttgttcttcttttttaaccGGCCAAATCATGAAGAAGTTGTTCCCCCATCAAGTTTCTATATGGCAAGTTCTGATTTTCAC is a window of Lycium ferocissimum isolate CSIRO_LF1 chromosome 12, AGI_CSIRO_Lferr_CH_V1, whole genome shotgun sequence DNA encoding:
- the LOC132040706 gene encoding inactive protein RESTRICTED TEV MOVEMENT 1-like isoform X1, translated to MSVNMNMIKVGPAGEQWGTAWEEKGKGEIAKIFVSYSEYDISSLQFLFGENGHFVLSDRHGSARPSIYFTTVALDFPSEFLTSIRGFCLHNNLGDLRSITFVTNKRTYGPYGQMATSSSLKEFFFQLGVDRCFGGFHGTETDNCITSIGVYVKAITSSMITPTNSQVRVTRRVAVKSEED
- the LOC132040706 gene encoding inactive protein RESTRICTED TEV MOVEMENT 1-like isoform X2; this encodes MSVNMNVIKVGPAGGLSGTVWDEKGKSEIAKIFVSDNGQSICSLQFLFVDNGCFVLSDKHGSAITSKYFTTVALDFPSEFLTSIRGFCLHNNLGDLRSITFVTNKRTYGPYGQMATSSSLKEFFFQLGVDRCFGGFHGTETDNCITSIGVYVKAITSSMITPTNSQVRVTRRVAVKSEED